In Desulfatibacillum aliphaticivorans DSM 15576, one genomic interval encodes:
- a CDS encoding metallophosphoesterase family protein: MLIAVMSDSHDHILKMKQAAARIRGEGAEMVIHCGDIVAPFMLFELSKVSVPVHAVFGNNDGDHFLLMKVASEVGNITFHGLFGKVDAGGDPVAFTHYREVADGLVSKQEYNVVCYGHTHAHHAEKIGKTLLINPGELMGMQGKSGFCLVETKTGEFTEITL; encoded by the coding sequence ATGTTGATAGCCGTAATGAGCGATAGCCACGATCATATCTTAAAGATGAAGCAAGCCGCAGCCCGCATTCGCGGGGAGGGTGCGGAAATGGTTATCCATTGCGGAGACATTGTGGCTCCGTTCATGCTGTTTGAACTGAGCAAGGTGAGCGTCCCGGTCCATGCCGTTTTCGGCAACAACGACGGCGATCATTTTCTGCTCATGAAAGTGGCTTCCGAAGTGGGAAACATCACCTTTCACGGGCTTTTCGGCAAGGTGGACGCGGGCGGCGACCCCGTGGCTTTCACCCATTACCGGGAGGTGGCCGACGGCCTGGTCAGCAAGCAGGAGTACAACGTGGTCTGTTACGGCCACACCCACGCCCATCACGCGGAAAAAATCGGCAAGACCCTGCTTATCAATCCTGGGGAGCTTATGGGCATGCAGGGCAAGTCGGGTTTTTGCCTGGTGGAGACCAAAACGGGCGAGTTCACGGAAATTACATTATAA
- a CDS encoding nitroreductase — protein sequence MNILDAVRARKSIRNFLPDPVPKELLSAILEDACRAPSANNTQPWECFMLGGDVLEKVRKANLEQLRAGVFPEPESALIDWPKDSVYRTRQVDLAIELFRLMDIQRDDHEGRAKWMERGFGYFNAPAALIVVADKCLPENSPLLDIGCFLQTFCLLCTANGLGACIEGQGVMYSKTLRQIVGIPDEKRIIMAVAVGYPDWDFPANAIKSSRVSANDLTTWVGFD from the coding sequence ATGAATATTCTGGACGCAGTGCGAGCGCGGAAAAGCATCAGGAACTTTTTACCGGATCCGGTCCCCAAAGAGCTTTTATCAGCCATTCTCGAGGACGCCTGCCGGGCGCCATCGGCAAACAACACCCAGCCGTGGGAATGTTTTATGCTGGGCGGAGACGTTCTGGAAAAGGTCCGCAAAGCCAACCTGGAGCAACTGCGGGCCGGAGTTTTTCCTGAGCCTGAAAGCGCCCTGATTGACTGGCCTAAAGACTCGGTTTACCGCACTCGTCAGGTGGATCTTGCCATAGAGCTTTTCCGCCTCATGGACATTCAACGGGACGACCACGAAGGCCGGGCCAAATGGATGGAAAGGGGCTTCGGCTATTTCAACGCTCCCGCCGCGTTGATCGTCGTCGCCGACAAATGCCTGCCTGAAAACAGCCCCCTGCTGGATATCGGCTGCTTTTTGCAGACCTTCTGCCTGCTTTGCACGGCCAATGGCCTGGGCGCCTGCATTGAGGGCCAGGGCGTCATGTACTCCAAAACCCTGCGCCAAATCGTAGGCATCCCCGACGAAAAACGAATCATCATGGCCGTTGCCGTGGGATATCCGGACTGGGATTTCCCCGCCAACGCCATCAAGTCCTCCCGGGTTTCGGCCAACGACCTCACCACCTGGGTCGGCTTTGACTGA
- a CDS encoding SGNH/GDSL hydrolase family protein — MALIILAELELRALGAYATWEERNGGEYVSPYAVQGNSWLMLRPPNTHMEYAQPEFNFPLKTNSMGIRDKDHAAAKPSGTKRIIVLGDSFTEGQGAIFKESWPKVLEQSLNTDGEASVEVIMGGVAGSDPFYCRRLLEERLMQFNPDLVILALNSFDVTDVMARGGEERFLADDRVQYKKTSAWEPLFAKSRLGRLLAMRVFACDWLLLSPREHMKANEEARKNIAELVKEMELSGGKNGFQLVVVLQPHLQELKTGRYNQGLNSLGQQITGEKIPVCDVLPCMKKHLDAAGTPPESLYWEKDFHPNAKGYALFADCIRDWLFFQSLP, encoded by the coding sequence TTGGCGCTGATCATTCTGGCGGAGCTTGAACTGCGCGCATTAGGCGCTTACGCAACCTGGGAGGAGCGTAACGGGGGCGAATACGTCTCCCCTTATGCGGTTCAAGGCAATTCATGGCTCATGCTCAGGCCCCCCAACACCCACATGGAGTACGCCCAGCCGGAGTTCAATTTCCCCCTTAAAACCAATTCCATGGGAATACGGGACAAGGACCATGCGGCCGCAAAACCTTCGGGAACAAAGCGCATCATTGTACTGGGAGACTCCTTCACGGAAGGGCAGGGGGCCATATTTAAAGAATCCTGGCCCAAAGTTCTGGAGCAATCTCTGAACACGGACGGCGAGGCGTCTGTGGAAGTCATCATGGGTGGGGTAGCGGGCAGCGATCCTTTTTATTGCCGCCGCCTGCTGGAAGAACGACTGATGCAGTTTAATCCGGACCTGGTGATCCTGGCCCTCAATTCCTTTGACGTCACGGACGTCATGGCCCGGGGCGGCGAGGAACGATTTCTTGCGGATGATAGGGTGCAATACAAGAAGACTTCGGCCTGGGAGCCCCTGTTCGCCAAAAGCAGGTTGGGGCGGCTGCTGGCCATGCGGGTTTTCGCCTGCGACTGGCTGCTTTTATCGCCCCGGGAACACATGAAGGCCAATGAAGAAGCCCGGAAAAACATTGCGGAGTTGGTGAAGGAAATGGAGCTTTCAGGAGGCAAGAACGGCTTTCAACTGGTCGTCGTCCTACAGCCTCATCTTCAGGAATTGAAAACAGGACGATACAACCAGGGCCTGAATTCCTTGGGTCAGCAGATCACGGGGGAAAAAATTCCCGTGTGCGACGTCCTGCCGTGCATGAAAAAGCACCTGGACGCCGCCGGGACGCCTCCCGAATCGCTGTACTGGGAAAAGGACTTTCACCCCAACGCCAAGGGCTACGCTTTGTTTGCGGACTGCATAAGGGACTGGCTTTTCTTCCAGAGCCTTCCTTGA
- a CDS encoding glycosyltransferase family 39 protein, translating to MKTFGFTNQGGLSKYTVPTLVFTLLAVHFLLGASSAIRKSNTYDEIVHITAGFSNWTQQDHRGDPVSGALPKGLAALPLLFMDLSPPDPLSEDVFTDFLYNPANPTDQMLFRARLMIMLLSMCLGYAVFLWSRNLFGVKAGLFSLALYCFSPTMLAHARLATSDLAAALFFMLSLGALQKLLARPGLLSSVLAGLALGGLMASKLSFLIIFPVAAVLMIMHWAGKGRKRGDMAKCLPWMAFALALAISTVWALYGFRFYAAPEGGLSLAAGSSVSGIWALLIKTKFFPESFIMGLWDVFHKLSLRDGFMNGAYSITGWVLFFPFCMAVKTPEPIILIAALAAGALFLHRRDSKAFQARPLWVFVLVYMAMAMSVGVNIGHRYLLPMYPAVFILAGALIHYWGDRPRLRIAAPACLLILIAQSLWIWPHYLSFFNGISGGPGRGYERLVDSSLDWGQDLPALKEWQDQKTDDLPVYLSYFGTALPEHFGVHAEKIAPMNLDKPGIPALKPGWYCISATYLKQVYTGALGPYSRPFEAKYQEFNQLVHDLGLGKKSDPSPVQAEIISKFRRARFARLCHVLGQRRPDAVAAYSICIYKVDQSELHRALFEPMPGLPKTRMVKGAGDYTLF from the coding sequence GTGAAAACCTTTGGCTTCACCAATCAGGGTGGTCTTTCAAAATATACGGTCCCAACCTTGGTTTTCACGCTTCTGGCGGTCCATTTTCTGCTCGGGGCGTCCTCCGCAATACGTAAAAGTAACACCTATGACGAAATTGTCCACATTACCGCCGGATTCTCCAACTGGACCCAGCAGGATCACCGGGGCGACCCGGTGAGCGGCGCCCTGCCCAAAGGCCTTGCAGCCTTGCCTCTGTTGTTCATGGATCTATCGCCGCCCGATCCGCTGTCGGAGGATGTATTTACGGATTTTTTATACAACCCGGCCAATCCCACGGATCAAATGCTTTTTCGGGCCAGGCTCATGATCATGCTGCTTTCCATGTGTTTGGGATACGCGGTGTTTTTGTGGTCCCGGAACTTGTTCGGCGTCAAGGCCGGATTGTTCTCCCTGGCGCTATATTGCTTCTCCCCCACCATGCTGGCCCACGCCCGGCTGGCGACCTCGGACCTGGCTGCAGCTCTTTTCTTCATGCTGAGCTTGGGGGCCCTGCAAAAGCTCCTGGCCAGACCGGGACTTTTGTCTTCCGTACTGGCTGGGCTGGCTTTAGGAGGCCTCATGGCTTCCAAACTGTCTTTCCTGATAATTTTTCCGGTCGCCGCCGTGCTGATGATCATGCATTGGGCCGGGAAAGGGCGTAAAAGAGGGGATATGGCAAAATGCCTGCCCTGGATGGCCTTCGCCCTGGCCCTGGCGATCTCTACGGTTTGGGCGCTGTACGGATTTCGCTTTTACGCCGCGCCGGAGGGCGGCCTTTCCCTGGCCGCAGGCTCCTCGGTTTCCGGAATATGGGCTTTATTGATCAAAACCAAATTTTTCCCGGAATCTTTCATCATGGGGCTGTGGGACGTTTTCCACAAGCTGTCCCTGCGCGACGGGTTCATGAACGGCGCCTATTCCATCACCGGATGGGTGCTTTTTTTCCCCTTTTGCATGGCCGTAAAAACCCCTGAACCCATTATCCTGATTGCGGCCCTGGCGGCCGGCGCTCTTTTTTTGCATCGCCGGGATTCCAAGGCCTTCCAGGCCCGTCCCTTGTGGGTGTTCGTGTTGGTATACATGGCCATGGCAATGAGCGTGGGCGTTAACATCGGCCACCGCTATTTGCTGCCAATGTACCCGGCCGTGTTCATATTGGCGGGCGCTCTGATTCATTATTGGGGGGATCGGCCGCGGCTCCGCATCGCCGCCCCGGCATGTCTGCTCATCCTAATTGCGCAGTCTTTATGGATCTGGCCCCATTACCTTTCTTTTTTCAATGGGATTTCAGGCGGACCCGGGCGGGGCTATGAACGCCTTGTGGACAGTTCCCTGGATTGGGGCCAGGACCTTCCGGCATTAAAGGAGTGGCAGGACCAGAAGACGGACGATCTTCCGGTTTACCTTTCCTATTTCGGAACCGCACTGCCCGAGCACTTTGGCGTTCACGCCGAAAAAATCGCCCCCATGAACCTGGATAAGCCGGGAATTCCGGCCTTGAAGCCGGGCTGGTATTGCATCAGCGCAACCTATTTAAAGCAAGTGTACACCGGCGCGTTGGGGCCGTATAGCCGGCCTTTTGAAGCCAAGTATCAGGAATTCAATCAACTGGTCCATGACCTGGGTCTGGGGAAAAAATCTGACCCAAGCCCGGTGCAGGCGGAAATCATCTCCAAGTTCCGACGAGCCCGGTTCGCCAGGCTTTGCCACGTCCTGGGCCAGCGCCGCCCCGACGCCGTGGCCGCCTACTCCATTTGCATATACAAGGTGGATCAAAGCGAGCTGCATAGAGCGCTGTTTGAGCCCATGCCCGGGCTGCCCAAAACCCGTATGGTCAAAGGAGCGGGGGACTACACCTTGTTTTAG
- the panC gene encoding pantoate--beta-alanine ligase translates to MEIISDKAAMAARSEAVRREGKTIAFVPTMGYLHEGHLSLLKKGRSLCDYLVLSIFVNPTQFGPNEDLDAYPRDEERDQKVAREAGVDAIFMPNNEMMYGPNYQTYVALEKLPNHLCGLSRPVHFRGVATVVTKLFNIVRPHTAIFGEKDFQQLAVIRQMVKDLDFGIEIIGGPTVREPDGLAMSSRNAYLTPEQRKDAPALYKSLNQAQEMVSAGEKSAAVILEKASETILAVPGAEIDYAKLCDPATLDDVEAIAGPTLMALAVKIGSTRLIDNKVLEP, encoded by the coding sequence TTGGAAATCATTTCGGACAAAGCGGCCATGGCCGCCCGTAGTGAAGCTGTCAGGCGGGAAGGAAAGACCATAGCCTTTGTCCCCACCATGGGCTATTTGCACGAGGGGCATTTGTCCTTGTTAAAAAAAGGGAGAAGCCTCTGCGATTATCTTGTACTCAGCATTTTTGTGAATCCCACCCAATTCGGCCCCAACGAAGACCTGGACGCCTACCCCAGGGACGAGGAGCGGGACCAAAAGGTCGCCCGGGAAGCCGGGGTGGACGCCATATTCATGCCCAATAACGAAATGATGTACGGCCCCAATTACCAAACTTACGTGGCCCTGGAAAAGCTGCCTAATCATTTATGCGGCCTGTCCCGGCCCGTGCATTTTCGCGGGGTCGCCACCGTGGTGACCAAGCTGTTCAACATTGTCCGGCCTCATACGGCGATTTTCGGCGAAAAAGACTTTCAGCAGCTTGCGGTCATCCGCCAGATGGTCAAGGACCTGGACTTCGGCATAGAGATCATAGGCGGTCCAACAGTCCGCGAGCCGGACGGCCTGGCCATGAGTTCCAGGAACGCCTACTTGACGCCCGAACAGAGAAAAGACGCCCCGGCCTTATACAAGTCTCTCAACCAGGCCCAGGAGATGGTCTCGGCGGGGGAAAAAAGCGCCGCGGTCATTCTTGAAAAAGCCTCGGAAACTATTTTAGCCGTTCCAGGCGCTGAAATCGATTATGCAAAATTGTGCGATCCAGCAACCCTGGACGACGTGGAAGCCATTGCCGGACCGACCTTGATGGCCCTGGCGGTCAAGATCGGGTCAACCCGGCTTATAGACAATAAAGTGCTTGAACCCTAG
- the metK gene encoding methionine adenosyltransferase produces the protein MSDNKFFFTSESVTEGHPDKVADAISDNILDGIMAQDKNCRVACETLVTTGLAFIAGEITTSCYVDIPDIVRNTIKEIGYHSSQMGFDWQTCSVLTSIDRQSEDIALGVDEQTAQFKEQGAGDQGLMFGYATDETPELMPMPITYAHKLTKRLAKVRKNGALDFLRPDGKSQVTIEYENGQPKRVDTIVIAAQHKPDVTTSQLQEAVIEEVIKKVIPAEMIDGDTRYFINATGRFVIGGPMGDCGLTGRKIIVDTYGGQGSHGGGCFSGKDPSKVDRSASYMGRHIAKNIVAAGLAKKCEVQVAYAIGVPQPVSVMVDPMGTGVVPKDKMRDIILDVFDLRPRAIIEYLDLLRPIYRKTAAYGHFGREDSDFTWEATNKADEIRAKAGL, from the coding sequence ATGAGCGACAACAAATTTTTCTTCACCTCGGAATCCGTGACAGAAGGACATCCTGACAAAGTGGCTGACGCCATTTCCGACAACATCCTGGACGGCATCATGGCCCAGGACAAAAACTGCCGGGTGGCTTGCGAAACCCTGGTGACCACGGGCCTGGCCTTTATCGCCGGGGAAATCACCACAAGCTGCTACGTGGACATCCCTGACATCGTCCGGAACACCATCAAGGAAATCGGCTATCACTCCTCCCAGATGGGCTTTGACTGGCAGACCTGCTCGGTGCTCACCAGCATCGACCGCCAGTCCGAGGACATAGCCCTGGGCGTGGACGAGCAGACCGCGCAGTTCAAGGAGCAGGGCGCCGGCGACCAGGGGCTGATGTTCGGCTACGCCACGGACGAAACCCCGGAACTCATGCCCATGCCCATCACCTACGCCCATAAGCTGACCAAGCGTCTTGCCAAGGTGAGGAAAAACGGCGCCCTGGACTTCCTCCGGCCCGACGGAAAAAGCCAGGTGACCATCGAGTACGAGAACGGCCAGCCCAAACGGGTGGACACCATCGTTATCGCGGCCCAGCACAAGCCGGACGTGACCACCTCCCAACTGCAGGAAGCGGTCATAGAAGAAGTCATCAAAAAGGTGATCCCCGCGGAAATGATCGACGGCGACACCCGGTACTTCATCAACGCCACAGGCCGGTTCGTCATAGGCGGCCCCATGGGCGACTGCGGCCTCACCGGCCGGAAGATCATCGTGGACACCTACGGCGGCCAAGGCAGCCACGGCGGCGGATGCTTCTCGGGCAAGGACCCCTCCAAGGTGGACCGGAGCGCCTCCTACATGGGACGCCATATCGCCAAGAACATCGTGGCCGCAGGCCTGGCCAAAAAATGCGAGGTCCAGGTGGCCTACGCCATCGGCGTGCCCCAGCCCGTCTCCGTCATGGTGGACCCCATGGGTACGGGCGTGGTTCCCAAGGATAAAATGCGGGACATCATCCTGGACGTCTTTGACCTGCGCCCCAGGGCCATCATCGAGTACCTGGACCTGCTCAGGCCCATTTACCGCAAGACCGCCGCCTACGGCCACTTCGGCCGCGAAGACAGCGATTTTACCTGGGAAGCGACCAACAAGGCCGACGAAATCCGCGCTAAAGCCGGATTATAG
- a CDS encoding site-2 protease family protein — MERGQGAATFRPIFEEAERAMEALGFEHCCTSTVTPLWTSEPPKQIMAFAHKQAMAFAIVLPPTIPNGKVPFEVHFQTLFDDGTVLSTVDGISLSIPAYPDWFKLEDHGLGDYTKQWEAHQKSCEAKESRPLPATIENYMELERRFGSETIPNMEARGDLIHADEPFQWRLTFSKAWALSMQMIKGEQNMMAQAQKVAAPQTRFSGNALMAAEIAAYDRHQKAEEFFSSGSQGKIGRFILSAAAFVAAFTWLWSFENALLLLLVIFIHEIGHYLAMGLFGYKNRQVFFVPFLGAATMGAKDDATIMQRVWVLLGGPAPGLLLGVICMLLFFHTHNDFMLMLGAMFLVINYLNLLPITPFDGGKILDALFFDRFPRAQFFFFLGSIFILASCGLLLSEPILLFIAVIFSFGIKAKWREGSLAKKAMAALPPKAGEAITKKVVFKTLQEDAVGNGPYSQRLRLANTLIKLLGAPKPTQLELIKGALIYVGVLILPLIIVLLFFLQNANIATP, encoded by the coding sequence ATGGAAAGAGGCCAGGGCGCCGCAACGTTCAGGCCGATCTTTGAAGAAGCCGAACGCGCCATGGAAGCCCTGGGCTTTGAGCATTGCTGCACCTCCACCGTCACCCCCTTGTGGACAAGCGAGCCGCCCAAACAGATCATGGCATTCGCCCATAAACAAGCCATGGCATTCGCTATAGTCCTGCCCCCAACCATCCCCAACGGCAAGGTTCCCTTTGAGGTCCACTTTCAGACCCTATTCGACGACGGGACGGTTCTCTCCACCGTGGACGGAATCTCCCTGTCTATCCCGGCCTATCCCGACTGGTTCAAACTGGAGGATCACGGTTTGGGGGATTATACCAAGCAGTGGGAGGCCCACCAGAAATCCTGCGAGGCGAAGGAGTCCAGGCCTCTGCCTGCAACCATTGAGAACTATATGGAGCTGGAAAGGCGTTTTGGTTCGGAGACCATCCCCAACATGGAAGCCAGGGGAGATCTGATCCATGCGGACGAACCTTTTCAATGGCGGCTTACTTTTTCCAAGGCCTGGGCCTTAAGCATGCAAATGATCAAAGGCGAGCAAAATATGATGGCTCAGGCGCAAAAGGTTGCGGCGCCGCAAACCCGGTTCAGCGGCAACGCCCTGATGGCGGCGGAAATCGCAGCGTACGACCGCCATCAAAAGGCCGAGGAATTTTTCTCTTCCGGAAGCCAGGGAAAAATCGGCCGGTTTATACTAAGCGCCGCGGCCTTTGTTGCGGCCTTTACCTGGCTATGGTCTTTTGAAAACGCGTTGTTGCTGCTGCTGGTCATATTTATACACGAGATCGGGCATTACCTGGCCATGGGCCTGTTCGGATATAAGAACCGGCAGGTGTTTTTCGTTCCGTTTTTAGGCGCGGCCACAATGGGGGCGAAGGACGACGCAACAATTATGCAAAGGGTTTGGGTGTTACTGGGCGGACCGGCGCCCGGACTGCTTCTGGGCGTAATCTGCATGCTCTTATTCTTCCATACGCACAATGATTTTATGCTCATGCTGGGAGCGATGTTTTTAGTCATTAACTATTTGAACCTGTTGCCTATCACTCCTTTTGACGGAGGAAAAATTCTGGATGCGTTGTTTTTCGATCGTTTTCCCAGGGCCCAGTTTTTCTTCTTCCTGGGAAGCATTTTCATTCTGGCAAGCTGTGGGCTGTTATTGTCGGAGCCTATTTTACTGTTCATTGCAGTCATTTTTTCATTCGGGATCAAGGCCAAATGGCGTGAAGGCTCGCTGGCTAAAAAAGCCATGGCGGCCCTGCCCCCCAAGGCGGGAGAAGCCATTACCAAAAAGGTCGTCTTCAAGACGCTGCAGGAAGATGCTGTTGGAAACGGGCCTTACTCCCAAAGGCTGCGGCTTGCCAATACCCTGATCAAATTGCTTGGAGCGCCCAAACCCACCCAATTGGAACTGATAAAAGGCGCTTTGATCTATGTGGGAGTTTTAATTCTTCCCTTGATCATTGTGCTCCTTTTTTTTCTGCAAAATGCTAACATCGCCACCCCCTAA